In a genomic window of Amyelois transitella isolate CPQ chromosome 29, ilAmyTran1.1, whole genome shotgun sequence:
- the LOC106133185 gene encoding DNA repair protein Rad60 yields the protein MSSSDSDDDCYGNIAKKLQSMKNKYTEDKVEYSSILNESSEIDEIVKKAGIGAKTVVNPVVNTKKADEDESFELSEDLKLECLLAGSSKRVTRASSKRGKKKDETNEEMPAPTRRKSDESPNESSRGQRGRGRGRRGRHDTNNGVLNISASNTGRGRGRRGRATPRGRRGRGRHRPNWQSIFDEDFETAVTPNTPVYPTYSVGNTDEYPDQSESQSLFSKKPQTQTDIVIIDDNDPLEENEELSVKVYWQSAEYFKFSIRKYQKLTSIFDYFAKKENVNFDKLFFTFNDRILKPDDTPDSINYNIVKFIDGGIVNQSVSKLVTNNKNNVTNGIKLKFQCQNVKKPFETVIRLEERLSVAMLKCAEFFEKPLDKLRFEFDGDTLSGKNTPEDLELEGGECIDVKILS from the exons atGTCTTCTTCAGATTCCGATGATGATTGTTACGGAAACATAGCGAAGAAATTACAATCgatgaaaaacaaatatacagaAGATAAAGTTGAATACAGCAGTATCTTGAACGAATCATCGGAAATAGACGAGATTGTAAAAAAAGCTGGTATTGGCGCGAAAACCGTGGTCAATCCTGTTGTTAATACTAAAAAAGCGGATGAAGATGAAAGTTTTGAGTTGTCTGAAGACTTAAAACTTGAATGTTTACTTGCTGGGTCGTCTAAAAGAGTAACTAGAGCATCTTCTAAAAGAGgtaagaaaaaagatgagaCTAATGAAGAAATGCCGGCTCCGACAAGAAGAAAAAGTGATGAAAGTCCAAATGAAAGTTCTAGAGGTCAAAGAGGCCGAGGTAGAGGCCGTCGGGGCCGACATGATACTAATAACGGTGTGTTAAATATAAGTGCTAGTAATACAGGGCGGGGCCGAGGTAGAAGAGGCCGAGCGACGCCTCGAGGCCGCAGAGGACGTGGAAGACACAGACCGAATTGGCAATCCATTTTTGATGAAGACTTTGAAACCGCAGTCACACCAAATACACCAGTCTACCCGACTTACAGCGTTGGCAACACAGACGAGTACCCGGACCAAAGTGAAAGTCAAAGCTTATTTAGTAAAAAGCCACAAACACAAACCGACATAGTTATTATAGATGATAATGATCCGTTAGAAGAAAATGAGGAGTTATCAGTAAAAGTTTACTGGCAAAGCGCCGAGTATTTCAAATTCTCAATACGTAAATATCAAAAACTCACATCAATATTCGACTATTTTGCCAAAAAGGAGAATGTcaattttgacaaattattttttacgttCAATGACAGAATTTTAAAGCCTGATGATACTCCGGActctataaattataatatcgtTAAATTCATTGACGGCGGGATTGTCAACCAAAGTGTTTCGAAGTTAGTaacgaataataaaaataatgttacgaATGGCATCAAATTGAAATTCCAATGTCAGAATGTGAAGAAGCCGTTTGAAACGGTGATCAGGTTGGAGGAACGGCTGTCAGTCGCCATGTTGAAATGTGCAGAATTTTTCGAGAAGCCTTTAGATAAGTTGCGGTTTGAATTTGACGGGGACACATTATCAG GTAAAAATACACCTGAAGACTTGGAACTAGAAGGTGGAGAATGCATAGATGTGAAAATACTAAGCTGA
- the LOC106141362 gene encoding aldo-keto reductase AKR2E4-like: MELIWLLAFCFSSVFCFQIGENDGGTAPRVPMNDGNSIPTLGLGTFLGFDESGQKEVKEKEVENQVTWALDAGYRLIDTASAYHTESQIGVAIKKSSIPRENIFLVTKLASHEQRNVVESLRQSLSRLNMTYVDLYLIHTPVTFKEDFSSFDDIDYLDTWKGMEEAQRLGLTKSIGISNFNIDQIKRLLENCNVKPAVLQVEVNLNLAQDKLLDFCKSNGIVVMAYTPLGSLFDSSGKPPPPRHDDTALVTIAEKYGKTTPQIVLRYLTQRGVIPIPKSVNKKRIEENINIFDFQLSAEDMEILAKFNADYRTVFPSFWQEHPYYPFEKKDVPDPDPFKGKPIG; encoded by the exons GTCCCAATGAACGATGGAAACTCTATACCAACTCTTGGACTTGGCACCTTTTTGGGGTTCGATGAG AGCGGACAAAAAGAGgtgaaagaaaaagaagttgAAAATCAGGTGACCTGGGCTTTGGATGCTGGATACAG gttAATCGACACGGCATCCGCTTACCACACAGAATCTCAAATCGGTGTtgctataaaaaaatcatcaatcCCAAgggagaatatttttttagtgacTAAG TTGGCCTCTCACGAACAAAGGAATGTCGTGGAGTCCCTCCGACAATCGCTTTCACGACTAAATATGACTTATGTGGACCTGTACCTTATACATACGCCGGTCACATTCAAG GAAGATTTCAGCAGTTTCGACGATATTGATTATTTGGACACTTGGAAAGGAATGGAGGAGGCCCAGAGATTAGGCCTGACTAAATCTATAGGCATATCTAACTTTAACATCGATCAGATCAAGAGATTGTTGGAGAACTGTAATGTAAAGCCGGCTGTATTGCAAGTGGaa GTGAACCTGAACTTGGCCCAGGACAAATTGCTCGACTTCTGCAAGTCCAATGGCATAGTGGTCATGGCGTACACACCGCTCGGGTCCCTGTTCGATTCCAGCGGGAAGCCCCCGCCGCCGAGGCATGACGATACGGCGCTGGTGACAATTGCTGAAAAGTATGGAAAGACCACGCCTCAAATTGTTTTGAGATATTTG actcAACGTGGAGTGATTCCCATACCGAAGTCTGTGAACAAGAAACGTATTGAAgagaacataaatattttcgaCTTTCAATTGTCCGCTGAAGACATGGAGATCTTGG CCAAATTCAACGCGGACTATCGCACAGTGTTCCCCAGTTTCTGGCAAGAGCACCCGTACTACCCGTTCGAGAAAAAAGACGTGCCGGACCCGGACCCTTTCAAGGGAAAACCTATTGGATAA
- the LOC106141611 gene encoding uncharacterized protein LOC106141611, whose amino-acid sequence MTSMKLFVLFLVAGAAVADPVSSLHGVDPDTLSCDPAGEIFLLLPHFTNCHKYYMCAHGEEVEFTCPGNNVLYFDFELQTCNWPRDTKCWLRTSPEDIDEGSGSGDDPGFLNEDIVNPVDVLSNIIRPTDVEIHPSNAILNCRNLDSASKQVAYSGDCQRFWRCQNGVPQAAYCSDGLYFNSRTQQCDYEANVQCHVRQEDELNGEFIVYK is encoded by the exons atgactTCAA tGAAATTGTTCGTTCTCTTCCTCGTGGCCGGCGCGGCCGTGGCTGACCCGGTCTCCTCGCTCCACGGAGTCGACCCCGACACACTCTCCTGTGACCCAGCTGGAGAA ATATTCCTGCTCCTCCCCCACTTCACCAACTGCCACAAATACTACATGTGCGCTCATGGAGAAGAAGTGGAATTCACGTGTCCAGGCAACAACGTATTGTATTTCGACTTTGAACTTCAG ACTTGTAATTGGCCTCGGGACACTAAATGCTGGTTAAGAACATCACCAGAAGACATCGACGAGGGGTCAGGGTCAGGGGATGACCCTGGCTTCCTTAATGAAGATATCGTAAACCCTGTTG ATGTCCTAAGCAACATTATCAGACCAACTGATGTGGAAATTCACCCTAGCAACGCCATCTTGAATTGTAGGAACTTGGATTCTGCCTCCAAGCAAGTCGCTTACAG TGGCGACTGCCAAAGGTTCTGGCGTTGTCAGAACGGCGTCCCCCAAGCAGCGTACTGCTCGGACGGATTGTACTTCAACAGTAGAACCCAACAGTGTGACTACGAGGCCAACGTCCAGTGTCACGTCCGGCAAGAAGACGAGCTGAACGGGGAGTTCATCGTTTAcaaatag